The Nitrospiraceae bacterium genome includes a region encoding these proteins:
- a CDS encoding response regulator: MMMHETRNLTILMAEDNPHDVLATKRAWEQFGFGNHLHIVSDGEECLEYLFHQGKYLESHIFPDPDLILLDLKLPKLDGHQVLKTIRANDQFRFLPVIILTNSTLETDRNKGYEYGCTAFLKKPVGYANFANLLKSLRTFWSCVEPYAKPLTA; encoded by the coding sequence ATGATGATGCATGAAACTCGGAATTTAACCATTTTAATGGCCGAAGATAACCCCCACGATGTCCTGGCCACCAAACGTGCCTGGGAACAATTTGGTTTTGGGAATCATCTGCACATCGTATCGGATGGCGAAGAATGCCTGGAATACCTGTTTCATCAAGGAAAATATCTGGAATCGCACATCTTTCCCGACCCTGACCTCATTCTTCTGGACCTCAAACTTCCAAAGTTGGATGGACACCAGGTGCTCAAAACGATTCGGGCGAACGATCAGTTCCGCTTTTTACCTGTCATCATTCTCACGAATTCAACCCTTGAGACCGACCGGAACAAGGGATATGAATACGGATGTACGGCATTCCTCAAAAAACCGGTCGGGTACGCCAACTTCGCCAATCTCTTAAAATCCCTGCGAACCTTCTGGAGTTGCGTGGAACCCTATGCCAAGCCATTAACAGCCTAA
- a CDS encoding PAS domain S-box protein has translation MSLLQEAGLSALLIEDNTHERIAIRRSLKKDVHTLLECESAEEAIRHLEHSPSAFDVIIADFKLPGMDGLTLFRTLRQMKCVSPFILLTGNGSEQIAIEAFKAGVNDYLVKASESDYLDLLPVLVTEVIQHHRLKIRNELLELSLKEAHERFHQFMEHYQGIFWLTDFQEPRKLLYVSPTYERIWDRPALQLTGNPLDWLEAIHPKDQDRIRNAYLRLNITGGYNEIYRIVKADGSTRWIHERGLINHNHGGHPYRITRLAEDITDRTTMSEALQASEERFAQFMAHLPGLAYMKDEEYRLTYLNPEFEQVFNIDLKNWIGKTVHDVLPPDTATMLQHDDDWVLSHGQSLERIEDIPLHDGLHQYLTCKFPILQHDRPPILGGVSIDVTGQFKAEIQRDHIFSLSLDLMCSIGIDGYLKKTNPAFEKLLGYTQEELLSQPLIFFTHPDDRISTQTAFHQLAEEKDVVDFQNRIRDIRGNYLWLEWRATPQLQEKTIYAVARDITQRYHATKALRRYEQIVSTSSDFLCFLDEKNCLQAVNHGFCEYFNLPARDIIGRHIRDFVGTDLFESQLTSHLDDCRKGRVVCFHQHVTFPEENVRFMEVRLNPYVEPDGTISGVTAIWRDLTEQKRLEQHVRQTQKMESIGTLAGGIAHDFNNILMAILGWAEMGTWKHPKGDPAYAYFEQIGIAGKRGRDLIQQILTFSRQNEHHPRPVELAPIIEESLALLRATFPSNIELHFGNQNKMNMVFADPVQIHRIIMNLCSNAEHALRPHGGTLTIDLHAIIIEKGDLQFPPTLNPGRYVQIVVSDSGPGIPEHFLPKIFDPFFTTKPVGEGTGMGLSVVHGIVENLRGHIWVKSSHKDGTTFFIAIPEYQTPADSSLHSKPSPICRGKGHVLIVDDEVSITEVLKEFLEHLGYTVTVRTHPLEALRDFRMNPHRFDCLITDQTMPTLGGDQLSREILKIRPDMPIILCTGFSHTIEKENALEQGITAFLYKPILLDQLSQTLTHILSHSQSEKS, from the coding sequence ATGTCCCTACTCCAGGAAGCCGGATTATCAGCTCTCCTCATCGAAGACAATACCCACGAGCGAATCGCGATCCGGCGTTCCCTAAAGAAGGACGTTCACACCCTTCTTGAATGTGAAAGTGCGGAGGAAGCCATTCGCCATCTGGAACACTCTCCTTCGGCATTTGACGTCATCATCGCCGACTTCAAGCTCCCGGGCATGGATGGCCTTACGCTGTTTCGCACCCTGCGTCAGATGAAATGCGTATCTCCGTTTATTCTTTTAACCGGCAATGGATCCGAACAGATTGCCATTGAAGCCTTCAAAGCCGGAGTGAATGACTATTTGGTCAAAGCATCCGAAAGCGACTACTTGGATCTATTGCCGGTGCTCGTGACTGAAGTCATCCAACATCATCGTTTGAAAATCCGGAACGAGTTACTGGAATTGTCACTCAAAGAAGCCCATGAACGGTTTCATCAATTCATGGAGCATTATCAGGGGATTTTCTGGCTGACCGACTTTCAAGAACCAAGAAAATTATTGTATGTCAGCCCGACCTATGAAAGGATTTGGGACCGCCCGGCTCTTCAGCTCACTGGGAACCCGTTGGATTGGCTTGAGGCCATTCATCCCAAAGATCAGGACCGTATCAGGAACGCCTATCTGAGGCTGAATATCACCGGAGGATATAACGAGATTTATCGAATCGTGAAAGCAGACGGGTCGACTCGCTGGATCCATGAACGCGGACTCATCAATCACAATCACGGGGGACATCCGTATCGGATCACCCGGCTGGCAGAAGATATTACCGACCGCACCACGATGTCCGAAGCCCTTCAGGCCAGCGAGGAACGCTTTGCACAGTTCATGGCCCATCTTCCGGGTTTGGCCTATATGAAAGACGAAGAGTATCGTTTGACATATCTGAATCCGGAATTTGAACAGGTGTTCAATATTGATCTCAAAAACTGGATCGGGAAAACCGTTCACGACGTCTTGCCGCCCGACACCGCGACCATGCTCCAACACGATGATGACTGGGTGCTCTCCCATGGTCAATCCCTGGAAAGGATCGAGGACATTCCACTCCATGACGGCCTGCATCAGTATTTAACGTGCAAATTTCCTATTCTGCAACATGACCGTCCGCCAATACTGGGAGGGGTTTCGATCGATGTCACCGGCCAATTCAAAGCGGAAATCCAACGGGATCATATCTTTTCCCTCTCCCTGGATCTCATGTGCAGCATTGGTATTGACGGGTATCTCAAAAAAACCAATCCTGCCTTCGAAAAACTTCTCGGGTACACCCAGGAAGAACTGTTATCCCAACCATTGATTTTTTTCACTCATCCGGATGACCGGATTTCCACCCAGACAGCGTTCCATCAACTCGCTGAAGAAAAGGATGTGGTGGATTTCCAGAACCGCATCCGTGATATCCGTGGCAATTACCTCTGGCTGGAATGGCGCGCCACTCCCCAGCTTCAGGAAAAAACCATCTATGCCGTTGCCCGGGATATCACCCAGCGGTATCACGCAACCAAAGCACTCCGCCGGTATGAGCAAATTGTGTCCACCAGCTCGGACTTTCTCTGCTTTTTAGATGAGAAGAATTGCCTGCAAGCCGTGAATCATGGATTTTGTGAATACTTCAATCTTCCTGCCCGGGACATCATCGGTCGGCACATTCGCGATTTTGTGGGGACGGATCTCTTTGAATCTCAGCTCACCAGTCATTTAGATGACTGTCGAAAAGGGCGGGTCGTCTGCTTTCATCAGCATGTAACCTTTCCGGAAGAAAACGTGCGCTTCATGGAGGTAAGACTGAATCCCTATGTCGAGCCGGATGGAACAATTTCAGGCGTGACCGCCATATGGAGAGATCTCACCGAACAGAAACGTCTGGAACAGCATGTGAGACAGACACAAAAAATGGAATCCATCGGAACCCTGGCCGGAGGAATCGCTCATGACTTCAATAATATCCTGATGGCGATCCTCGGATGGGCAGAAATGGGGACATGGAAACATCCCAAAGGCGATCCCGCCTACGCATACTTTGAGCAAATCGGAATCGCGGGGAAACGGGGGCGGGATCTCATCCAGCAAATCCTCACCTTCAGCCGGCAAAACGAACACCATCCCCGCCCGGTCGAACTGGCCCCCATCATCGAAGAATCACTGGCTCTTCTCCGGGCCACCTTCCCCTCAAACATTGAGCTGCATTTTGGAAATCAGAACAAGATGAATATGGTGTTTGCCGACCCCGTTCAAATTCATCGCATCATCATGAACCTCTGTTCGAATGCGGAACATGCCCTTCGCCCCCATGGCGGAACCCTGACCATCGACCTTCATGCCATCATCATTGAAAAAGGCGACCTCCAATTCCCCCCGACCCTCAATCCCGGAAGATATGTGCAGATCGTCGTCAGTGATTCCGGTCCCGGGATTCCCGAACATTTCCTTCCCAAAATTTTCGACCCGTTTTTCACGACCAAACCCGTCGGAGAAGGAACCGGAATGGGATTGTCCGTGGTACATGGCATTGTAGAAAATCTTCGAGGACATATCTGGGTCAAATCTTCTCATAAGGACGGAACCACCTTTTTCATTGCCATCCCCGAGTACCAGACCCCCGCTGACTCTTCTCTTCATTCAAAGCCTTCCCCCATCTGTCGCGGAAAGGGACATGTGTTGATTGTGGATGATGAGGTATCGATTACCGAAGTTTTGAAAGAATTTCTGGAGCATCTGGGCTATACCGTCACCGTCCGGACTCATCCCTTGGAGGCCCTTAGAGATTTTCGCATGAATCCCCATCGATTCGACTGTCTCATCACTGATCAAACGATGCCCACACTTGGAGGAGACCAGTTATCTCGAGAAATCCTCAAAATACGGCCCGATATGCCAATCATCCTTTGTACGGGGTTCAGTCATACGATTGAGA